From Planctomycetota bacterium:
CACCGATCTCACGCCCGAGCAGGCCGACCGGGTTGAGGCGATTCTCAACGAGCACCAGCTGCCGCTGGTCGAAACGCTAAGCGGTGCCCGGCGGTACAACCAGGCGTGTGTCGCGTTGCCGACTTGTGGGTTGGCGTTGACGGACGCGGAGCGGGCGATGCCAAAGTTCATCGAAGCGTTCGAGGCCGAGCTTGAGCCGTTGGGTTTGCTCAACGTGCCGATGACCGTGCGGATGACCGGTTGCCCCAACGGCTGCGCCCGGCCCTACAACGCGGACATCGGCTTGGTCGGTCGTAAGCCGGGCGTGTACCACCTGTTCGTCGGGGGCGGTTTGTCGGGCGATCGCATTGCCGATCTGTTCGCGGCCGACGTGCCCATCGGTGAGGTCAACGCCATCCTCCGGCCGCTCCTGCAACGTTTTGCGGCAGAGCGTTTCGGCGACGAAAGCCTCAGCGACTTCTACCGCCGACTCAAGGGCGAGTCCGAAGATCGAAAGCTGATCTGCGGCAAGGAAGAAGCAACCGCCGATCAAGTCCTCGGCGTTGCCGTGTAGCAACAGGTCCGAAGATTTGGCGCTGACATTTGCCGCCGACCAGGTCATGATTCACTAAACGATTCCGCTGCGCCGTTGTTGAAACCGTGTCGCGGCGACGCCTACTATTTTCAGTCGTAAGTGAACTTTCGAGTCTGATTAACGTAGAACTGCCATGCCCATCTCCGACGCCGAACTCGCCGAATACGCCGAAACCAAGGAGTACGAGTGGGGCTTCGTGTCCGACATCGAAGCCGACTCCGCGCCTCCGGGGCTCAACGAAGACACCGTCCGCTTCATCTCGGCCAAGAAGAAAGAGCCGCAGTGGCTGCTCGATTGGCGGCTCAAGGCGTTTCGTCATTGGCAGACGATGACCGAGCCTCATCACTGGGGCATGCTTCATTACCCGTCGATCGACTATCAGGACACGATCTACTACTCCGAGCCCAAGGCGAAGTACGGTTCCCTCGACGAGGTCGAGCCGGAGATCCTCGCCGAGTTCGACAAACTCGGCGTCCCCGTCGATGAGCGTAAGGCGCTACTCGGCATTCAAGAGTCGGAGTCCGAAGTCGAGGAACGCCTGAAAAAGCGTGGCGTCGCCGTCGATGCCGTCTGGGATTCGGTCTCGGTCAAGACGACCTTCCAGGACGAGCTTGCCAAGCACGGCATCATCTTCATGTCCTTCGGCGAGGCCGTTCAGGAACACCCCGAACTCGTCCGTCAGTACCTCGGCACCGTCATCCCGTACCGGGACAACTACTACGCCACGCTCAACTCGGCCGTCTTCACCGACGGATCGTTCGTGTTCATCCCCAAGGGCGTGAGTTGCCCGATGGAGCTGAGCACCTACTTCCGCATCAACGCAGCGAAGACCGGACAGTTCGAGCGGACCCTGATCATCGCCGAGGAGGGGGCCGACGTCTCCTACCTCGAAGGCTGCACCGCCCCGATGCGGGACGAGAACCAGTTGCACGCAGCGTGTGTCGAACTGGTCGCCCTCGAAGGCGCGACGATCAAGTACAGCACCGTTCAGAACTGGTACCCCGGCGACATGGAGACTGGCAAGGGCGGCATCTACAACTTCGTCACCAAGCGCGGCAAGTGTGTCGGCGACAACTCCAAGATCACCTGGACCCAGGTCGAGACAGGCTCCGCCATCACCTGGAAGTACCCGTCCTGCATCCTGCAGGGCGACAACTCCGTCGGCGAGTTCTACAGCGTCGCCCTGACCCGCGGCCGACAGCAGGCCGACACCGGTACGAAGATGATCCACATCGGCAAGAACACCCGCAGTTCGGTGATCTCCAAGGGCATCTCCGCCGGCCACGGCCAGAACACCTACCGCGGCCTCATTCAGATCCAGAAAGCCGCCACCGGCAGCCGCAACTTCACTCAGTGCGACAGCCTCCTCATCGGCGACCAGTGCGGCGCCCACACCGAGCCGTACATCGACGTCCGCAACACCACGTCGAAAGTCGAGCACGAGGCGAGCACCAGCAAGATCGGCGAAGAGCAACTCTTTTACTGTGCCAGCCGCGGCATCGAACTCGACGACGCCGTCAACATGATCGTCAACGGCTTCTGCAAGGAAGTCTTCGACGAACTCCCGATGGAGTTCGCCGTCGAGGCACGGAAGTTGCTGGACGTGAGTCTGGAAGGCTCGGTTGGGTGAAGAGGCCGCCGCGACCAATGTCGGTGATCGCTGCATGTTTCGTACCGCCGTCGGTCATCGTCTTCGGAACTTGGTACATGTTCGAATACCGGAATTGGTTCTTCGCACTTGTGATTCTCATTGCGGTACTGATCGCATTCGAATCTACACGGCTTGCGACCAAGGGAACTTATTAGAGATCAATCATGCCCCTCCTAGAAATCAAAAACCTCCACGCTGAAATCCCTGGCCGCGAAATCCTGCAGGGTGTCGACCTCACCATCAACGAGGGTGAAGTCCACGCCATCATGGGCAAGAACGGCTCGGGCAAGTCCACCCTCGCACAGGTCCTCATGGGCAAGGAGGCGTACGAAGTCACCGAGGGCTCGGTGACGTTCGACGGCAAGGACGTGCTCGACATGGGCACCGAGGACCGTGCCCGCGAGGGGATGTTCATCGCTTTCCAGTACCCGGTTGAGATCCCCGGCGTGAGCACCAGCTACTTCCTCCGGGCCGCGGTGAACGAGATCCGTCAGCACCAGGGCAAGCCGGAGTTCTCTGCCGTCGAGTTCCTCAAAGTTGTCCGTGAGAAGATGCAACTGCTCGGCATGGACGACTCGTTCATGAACCGTGCCGTCAACGAAGGCTTCTCCGGCGGTGAGAAGAAGCGGAACGAAGTGTTCCAGATGGCCGTCTGCGACCCGCGGTTCTGCATCATGGACGAGACCGACTCCGGCCTCGACATCGATGCCCTCAAAACCGTCGCCGGCGCCGCCGACAAGATGCGCGACGGCAAGCGCAGCTTCCTCGTCGTGACTCACTACAACCGGATGCTCGAGTACATCAAGCCCGACAAGGTCCACATCATGCTCGCCGGCCGCATCGTCAAGACCGGCGGCCCTGAACTCGCCCAAGAACTCGAAGACAAGGGCTACGACTGGGTCGAGAAAGAGGCGTTGGCGTCCGCTTGATCGGCGGATCGGACACGGAATCTCAAGAGATGCGATCTCATCTGCCGGCCTCGAAGCCGGCACCAATCGGAGCACTTACGATGACGTTGATGGATACCCAGCCCACCCGCACGACCAAGCCCGCCGAACACGCCAAACTCGTCGAGTTGGCCGAGAAGTTCGACGCCGAGACACCGGCGGTCGCGCCGTGGATCGCCGCGCTGCGAGAACGCGGTCGCAATCGCTTCGCCGAGGTCGGCTTCCCCGGTCGTATCGAAGAAGCGTGGCGACACTCCCACGCGAAGCTCCGCACGGTCCGCTCGACCGACTACGGCCTTGCCGCCGACGGTGACGGCAAGGCGATTTGTGACGATTACAGCTTCAAGAAGGAAGTCGCCGCCGAGTTGGTCTTCGTCAACGGACGCTTCGACGCCGACCTGTCCCGGACTGCTGATCTGCCGGGTGTGACCATCGGCCGGCTCACCGATGTTCCAGAGGAAGCCGAAACCGTCCTCGGCACGCTCGCCGACATCACCGCCAATCCGTTCGTCGCGCTCAACAACGCGTTTCTTCATGACGGCGCCTACCTGAAATTTGCCCGAGGCACAACGCTCGATAAACCGATCAACATTCTTTTCATCCAGACCACCGACAGCCCGGCACTCATTTCGCCGCGTGTCTTGGTCATTGCCGAGGATGAAGTCGATGCGACCCTCGTCGAGAAGTACGTCGGTACCGGCAACTACTTCACCAACGCCGTTGTCGAGGTTCTCACTGGCGACCGCTGCAGACTCGACCACGTCAAGCTCAACCAAGAGTCGGCCGAGGCCGCCCATATCTCAACCATGGAAGTGACGCTTGGCGAGGATTCCAACTTCGCTGACCACGCCGGTTGCCTCGGTGCGAGTTTCACGCGCAATGACGTGAACTGCACCCTCGCCGGCGAGCGCGTCCATGCCACGCTCAACGGCGTCGTCATCGGCACCGACAACCGCCACATCGACAACCACACGCTGCTCCGCCACAACGAGCCGAACTGCACCAGCTACGAGCTGTACAAGCACGTCATGGACGACACGTCCACCGGCATCTTCAAAGGCAAGATTTACGTCGATCAAAAAGCCCAGAAGACCGACGCGGTCCAGAACAGCCGAAGCCTGTTGCTTTCCGATGACGCACAGATGAACAGCCAGCCGGCGCTGGAGATTTATGCCGACGACGTGAAATGCACCCATGGCTCCACGACCGGCCCGCTCGATGAGGGTGCGTTGTTCTACCTCAACAGCCGCGGCGTCGACGCCGACATGGCCCGCCGTCTGCTCACCTACGCCTTCGCCGCCGACGTGACCCGCCGCATCAAGGTCGAACCGGTCCGGGCACGGATCGAAGACTTCATGGCCAAACAGCATGGCCTACCGACCGACTTCCGCATTCAGGAACTGGCGGAGGATACGGATGAGGTGGTTTACTAGTCTTGTCAGCCATTAGTTGCGGTTACGATGTCGTAGTGCGAAACACCCTCAAGCTTTCGGCCTGCCTGACCCTCGCTTTACTTGGCGTAGCCAGTTGTATCGCAGTCGCCCAGGAAAGTCCCAAGACATCGACTCGACCTGCTCCCGCGGTGTATCAACCCGATCGGGTCGAAGCATCGCTTCTAAGTCATGTGCTGCGCCAGTGGCTGCCGTCAGGTGACGACGCTATAGGCCAAACGGTATTTGTTAGCCTTGGGCCTGATGCTGGCGATCCCTCGGCGGTATTTCTCGGCCGCTTTGACGATCTGAATCTAGATCTTCGACCAGGTTCCCAAGCAAGACGTCCGAAGGTTGGTGAGAGGGAGTCCAAGAATCGATTTCGCGGCGTTGAAGATCCGGAAACCGGTAAGAGAGTTTATATCCACCATGTGTCTGTGAAGGATTGGATTAACGAAACCAAAGCGCGCGTCAGCTTTACGCGATACGGAGGTCCGCTGGCTTCTGACGGACTCACTGCAATCTACGAGTTCCGGGACGACCAATGGCAGTTGGTCGAAATCGAGTCGAGTTGGTTTTCGTAAGTACGATCGGTCGAAAATCGGTCTGAGTTCGAGCATAAACTCTCGCATCGCCTTCAACGCCATCCAACTTCGCACGCAGTTCCCGATCCTCGCTGAGCGGGTGAACGGGGAGCCGTTGGTTTACTTCGACAACGCCGCGACGGTGCAGAAGCCGGAGGCGGTGATCGAGGCGATCGCGGACTACTACCGCCATGACAACGCCAACGTCCACCGGGGCGTCCACACGCTCAGCCAACGCGCCACGACCAAGTTCGAGGCCGCCCGCGCGACCGTCGCCAAGTTCATCAACGCCCCTGAAACCGCCGAATGTATCTTCGTCCGCGGCGTGACCGAGGCGGTGAACCTCGTCGCCGCGTCGTGGGGCCGGGCGAACCTATCGGCCGGCGACGTCATCCTGCTCGGAGCGCAGGAGCACCACTCCAACATCGTCCCCTGGCAACTCGCCGCCGAGGCGACCGGGGCGGAAGTGAAAGTTATCCCAATGAACGACGATGGCGTCCTCGACGCCGACGCGTTCGAGTCAATGCTCGACGGCGTCAAGGTCGTGAGCATCCCGCACGTAAGCAACTCCCTCGGCACGATCAATCCGATCAAACAGTTTGCGGCCGCTGCGAAGCAGCACGGGGCGGTCGTGATGGTCGACGGCGCCCAATGGGTCGCCCACGCTCCGACCGACGTCCAAGACCTCGGCGTGGACTTCTACACCTTCAGCGCCCACAAGCTCTACGGCCCGACCGGCATCGGCGTGCTATGGGGCCGACGCGAACTACTCGACGCCATGAGTCCGTACCACGGCGGCGGCGACATGATTGAAACCGTCACCTGGGAGAAAACGACCTACGCCGCCATCCCCAACAAGTTCGAGGCCGGCACGCCGCACATTGCCGGCGCGATCGGTATGGCGGCGGCGATCGACTGGCTCACGCAACACGATCTCGCCGATGTCGCGCTACACGAGGAATCGCTCCGCGTCCGCTGCGAGGCCGGCCTGCTCGACATCGACGGCATCCGCATCATCGGCAACGCCCCGCACAAGGCAGCCGTCGTCAGCTTCGTCCACGAGACGGTCAGCAGCTACGATCTCGGCGTCGCGTTGGACAAGCGCGGCATCGCTGTCCGGACGGGACACCACTGCACGCAGCCGGTGATGGATCGGCTCGGGATCCCGGGGACGACACGGGCGTCGCTTGCGATTTACAACACGGCGGAAGAAGTGGACATGTTGGTGGAGGCGGTGCGGGAGATCGTGGCGGATCACGCGGGCGGCTCCGCCGCAGCCGCAAAGTCGGATGTTGAGTTGGTTGGGCCGGAGGCGACGGCGGGTTCCGTGCAGGACGCGGCGGATGTGCTCGCGGCGGACTTCGAGCTGGTCGCGGACATGATGAAGCCGGACGAGTATGTGCTGGAGTTTGCTGACAAGCTCCCGCCGATGCCGGCCGACGAGAAGACCGAGAAGAACAAGGTCCACGGCTGCATGAGCACGGTGCACCTGATCACCCGCAAGCGAGACGAACGGCTTGACCTGCTAGCCGACTCCGACGCACACATCGTCCGCGGTCTGATCGGCCTGCTCCAAAAACTCTTCGCTGGCCAGCGGGCCGAGGAGATCCTTGCGTTCGACGTCGCGGGCTTCCTCAAGAAGATAGGCCTCGACGCGCACCTCTCGATGGGCCGACGCAACGGATTGGCCGGCATGATCAACCGCATCCGCACCGACGCCATCGCAATGACAGACGAGGTGACGCATGCCCGGTAAATCCGACGACTACAAACCGTCCGGCAGCGTGAAGTCGCTCGGCGTCATCAATGCCTCCGACGCCAAGCTCGCCGAACTCAAGGCCGAACCGCCGACCCAGAGTGAGAACCCGCTCAATCGCCAGTCACTCATCGATCGTGCGCTCGACGACCTCACCCCCGAGAAGCGTCAGCTGCGCGAGAAAATCATCGATGCCCTGCGGCAAGTGTTCGACCCCGAACTGCCGATCAACCTCTACGACCTGGGCCTGATCTACCGTCTCGACCTCGACGACGCCGGCCACGTTGACGCCGATATGACGCTAACCAGCCCGGCCTGTCCCGTTGCTGGCGAACTCCCCGGCGAAGTCGAACGCGCGATCAAGGGTGTCGACGGCGTGAACTCCGCCACCGTTCAGCTCGTCTGGGAACCTCGGTGGGGTAAGCAGATGATGAGCGAGGAAGCCCTGCTCGAACTTGGCATGTTGTAGCAATCGTTCCGGGTGCCATCAGTCGGGCGGAGCCAGACTGATGCTGCGGGCGTCTTAGCCGGCATCACTCTGCCTTCGGCCGAGTGATGGCACCCAGAGTTGTTCAACCCCAACCCGCGATGCGTGCGCCGGTGCTTTCGATCGCGCTGCCGATGCGTTGCGGACTGACCTTCACTGAGGTGCCGAGTTCCTGGGCGAAGAGTTGGACGCGTAGTTCTTCGAGGTGCCAGCGGATGCCGTTCACGACCGCGGGGTCGGCGTCTTCGGGAATGCGTAGGTACGCCTCCCACAAGGGCCGCACGTCGGCCATCTGGCGCAGGTCACGCTTGAGCCCGGCGTTGGCGAGCTTGTCGTGCCGCACGCCGATCGCCCGCAGGTACCGCGGCAGATGCGGCAGCCACGCGACTGGCGTCGCCGTAAGAAAGTCCGCGGGCATCAGGTGCATCAACTGCTCGCGCATGTCCGCGAGTGATTCGTCCAGCAGGACGGAATGCTTGCCGTTGAGCTTCTGCTGCACTTCGTAGTAGCGATCCAGAATGTCGGCGGCGGTCCGCGCGATTGCTTCAGTCGTGGGTCGCAAGCGGTTCCACGCCGACTCGAGCGCTTCCTCGAACTGTGCACGACTGCGAATCTCACGCGGATCGTCACGCGCGAGCTTGTCGGCCACTGCGCGGGCAAGTTCGGTTTTGAGCCGACGCCCGCCACCGAGCGCGGTGAACTGCACGGCCATCCGGTCGATGCCAGGCACGTCGCCCATGTGCAACTCAAGCTCACGCGCATAGTCCAACGCGAAGAGCCGCCGAACGCCCTCGCGTGTCGTCTTCCTCGCCGCTGCCTCGGACTCCAGCAGCCGCAACGACACCGCGTCACCCTCGTCGACGATCGCCGGAAACCCTTGAATGGTGCGGCCATCGTGCTTGAACTCGACGCGATCGGGCAGGTCCGGAAAATCCCACACTGTCACGTCATCCCGAATCCACGGCGAGTCCGGCAAACTCGACAACGCATCCCGCGCTTCGCCAACGAGTGCCTTCTGCAACGCGCGGATGTCGCGCCCGTGCGCGATCGGTTTGTTCTTTTCGTTCACGACGCGAACGTTCATCTTCAGATAGTCCGCGAGCTTGGTCAGGTCGAACGCGTCGGGCGGGATGGTCGTGCCTGACTGTTTGCCGAGCGATTTGGCGAAGGCCTCGTAGAAATCACCGACGCCATAGTCCATCCAGTGAACGGCGTTTGCCGCGAACTGCGGGGCGGGCACGCATTGCACCCGCAGCGGCTTGGGCAGTGTGCGGATCAGGTCGACGCATCTTTCTTCGAGCAGTCCTGGCACCAGCCAGTCCAGCCGCCGCGGGTCGACGCGGTGCAGGTCGGCGAGTCGAACTCTCGCCGTAACCCCATCGGCGACATGGCCGGGGTCGAAGCGATATCGCAGCTTCAACTCGACATCGCCGGCGGTGATCGTGTCGGGGAACAGCGCTGTCGGCAGATCGTCCGCCGACCGAAGCAGTAGGTCCTCCGTCGACATGAATAGCACACGCCGATCGGTTTCCTCCGCGTCCTTTCGCCATCGCTCGAACGCGACCGCATCGACCACGCTCGCCGGCAGCTTCGCGTCGTAAAAGTCGTACCGCACCTCCGGCCCGGCGAGGATGTCGCGCCGGCGCGTCTTGCTCTGCATCAGCTGCAGCTCACGCACCAGTTCCGCGTTGTGCTTGAAGAACGCTGCACCCGTCTCGAAGTCGCCGTCGACCAGCGCGTGCTGGATGAAGAGCTGCCGTGCGGTCTTCGGGTCGTGCGGCGCGAGTGCGGTGCAGCGTTTGGGGATGATCGCGAGGCCGCCGAGCGTGACCTTTTCGAAGCAGATCGCCGACTGTCGCCGGGTGTCCCATTGCGGATCGGTGTAGGAGCGCTTCACGAGATGCTCGGCCGCGTGCTCGACCCACTCCGGGTCGATCGGCGCGACGGTGCGCGCATATAGCCGGGCGGTCTCGACCAGCTCGGCGGCCATGACCCACGCGGGCTTCTTGTCGAACAACGCTGAGCCGGGGAAGATGAAAAAGCGTCGGCCGTTCACACCGGCATACTCGTGCTGGGTAGTGCCGTTGGCGTTGCGGTCGCCGATGTTGGAGACGAGGCCGGCGAGCAGGGCACGGTGGATGTGCTCGGGTTTGGCCGGCTCGCGGTGACCGCGGATGCGCAGCTCGTGGGCGATCTCGCGGAGCTGGCGTTGGACGTCGCTCCACTCACGCATCCTGCGGACCGAGAGAAAGTTTTTCACGCACCACTTGCGGGCCTGGTTACCGCTGCGTTCGCGGGTGATGGTTCGGTACTCGTTCCAGAGTTTGAGCAGGCTGAGGAAGTCGCCGGCGGGGTCGGCGAACTTGGCATGGGCTTCGTCGGCTTTCTCCTTCTTGTCGAGCGGTCGCTCGCGCGGGTCCTGTATGCTCAGTGCGGCGGCAAGTACGAGCACCTCGTTCACGCAGTTCCACTCGGCCGCGGCTAGGACCATGCGGGCGATCTTCGGGTCCACCGGCAAGCGGGCGAGCTTGCGGCCGGTCGGCGTGAGCCTGCGGCGGGCGTCGAGCGCCTGCAGTTCCTGCAATGCCTTGAACCCCTCGCGCAGCTGCCGATAGTCCGGCGGGTCGATGAACGGGAACGCCTCCGGCTCGCCCAGCCGCAATGTCATCATCTGCAAGATCACCGACGCGAGGTTTGTCCGCAGAACCTCCGGCTCGGTGAACTCGGGCCGACTGTTGAAGTCATCCTCCGAATACAGCCGCACGCAAACGCCGTCGGACACCCGCCCACAACGCCCGGCCCGTTGGTTGGCCGACGCCTGACTGATCCGCTCGATCGGCAACCGTTGCACGCGGGAGCGCGTCGAGTACCGACTGATCCGCGCGAGTCCGGGGTCGATGACGTACCGAATGCCCGGCACCGTTAGCGACGTCTCGGCGATGTTCGTCGCGAGCACGATGCGCCGTTTGCTGCTTCCCTTGAAAATCTTCATCTGGTCCGCACCGGACAAGCGGGCGAACAGCGGCAGCACTTTGGTGTTCGGAAGTTGCGCCTTGCTCAACGTGTCGGCGACCTCGCGGATCTCGCGTTCGCCGGTGAGAAACACGAGCGTGTCGGCGTCGTTCGGCGAAGGTGCTTCGCGGGCGAGTTCGCGGCAGTGCCGAAGGATCGCCTGATCGATCGGTTCACCGTCTTCGTCTTCCTCGTCCGGATCGGTCAGCGGGTCATACCGCACATCGACGGGGTACGTACGCCCACTCACTTCGATGATCGGCGCATCACCGAAGTGTTCGGAAAACCGCTGCACGTCGATGGTCGCCGACGTGATGATGAGCTTCAGGTCCGGGCGTTGCGGGAGCAGGCGGTGCAGGTAGCCCAGGAGGAAGTCAATGTTGAGCGAGCGCTCGTGTGCCTCATCGATGATGAGCGTGTCGTACTGATTGAGGAAGCGGTCGCGCTGGGTCTCGGCCAGGAGGATGCCGTCGGTCATCAGCTTGACCAACGTTTCCGGGCCGGTCTCGTCGGTGAAGCGGACCTTGTAGCCGACGATCGGTGCGGCGAGCTCGGAGCGGATGCGGTCGGCAACGCTGCGGGCGGCGATGCGGCGGGGTTGGGTGTGGCCGATGGTGCCGTACACGCCGCGGCCGGCGTCGAGGCAGATCTTGGGCAGCTGCGTCGTCTTCCCGCTACCGGTTTCACCGGCGATGATGACGACTTGGTGCTCTCGAATCGCCGCGGCGATTTCGTCACGCTTCTGACTGACGGGCAGCTCGTCGGGGTACGAGATGTCCGGCACGAGCTTGCCGCGCCGCTCGGCTTCGGCGGCGCTTTCGAGGATGCTGTCGACGTCGCGCGACTTGGTCAGCCGATACCGGTCGCGCAGCATCGTGCGCCCCAGAAGTTGTTCCGACGGGTCGGCCACGCGGGAGTCTACGCGGCTCTCACATTTCCAGATTCAGAACCCGATACACCGCCTCGGTCGCCGCCCGGACGGTGCCCGCGAAGCCGGGGTCCTGCAGGTCCATCGGCACGACGGTCTTGGGGTACCTGCTCTCGATCACCTCGGCGAGCTTGGCGTGGAGGGCGGGCGTGTACTTCACCCCGCGATGCACGGCGGCGAACTGGCCCTCACTCATCGGCACGCGCAGGCGCAGGCATGCCGGGCCGCCACCGTTGCGCATCGACTGCCGCACGTCGACCGCGACGGCCCGTGTGATCGGGTTCGTCTTGTCAGTGAGCACCATTTTCACGACCTTCGACGCGTGCACGTCGTCGAGCACGTCGGTCGGGTGAACGAGCGCCATGCTCCCGTCGGGCAGGTCGACGATCTGGCTGTTGAACAGGTACGACGACACGGCGTGTTCGATGGGCAGCATCGTGCGTCCGATCATGACGATTCGCAGCGGTCCGCCGCATCGCTTCTCGAACTTTTCGATGAGCTTCTCCATGACGCCGCGTTCGTGGAGCAAGGCGTCCTGATGAACGAGCAGCGCGTTCCGATGGCCGACGCAGATGACGTCGTTGTGGAAGACGCCGGCGTCGATGGCGTGGGGATTCTGTTGCACGAACGCCGACGCGGCGTATGAGATGCCGTGGGCGTCGGCGACGGCTTCGCTGGCGGTGCGGTACTGGCGTGCGGGGAAACGGTCGGGCGTCGGGGCCGAGACGTCGGTGTCGTCGAAGCCGAAGGTGAAGACGTTGAGCCCGGGGCCGCCGTGGTCGACGCAGAGGCGGGTGTGGTTGGCCGCACCTTCATCGGGCATCGCGGGGTCTAGGGGTTCGTGGATCGCGAACTGCTCGGCGTCGGCGAAGACCTGCTGAAGGATCGCCTCGGTCTGCTCGGATTCGAGCGCGCGGTGGGGCGTGCTAACGAGGTTGGCGGGGGTGAGGTGGAGCTTGCCGTCATTGGCGTCGGGCGAGGCGGTGATCGTCGCGGCGTTGGCGGTCCACATCGCGCTAGCGCTGTAGGCCTGTGCGAGAAGCTCGGGGTGGTTCAGGCCGGCCTCGTAGATCATGTCCTGCTCGGAGCCGGACAACCCTGCACGTTTGAGCACGCGCAGCTCGGGACGTGAATGCGGCGGGAGCACGCACTGCTTCACGCCCAGCTCGTGCAGCGTCTTGACCTTCGCCAGTCCCTGCAACGCGGCGGACCGCGGATGGGCCGGGGTGTTGGCGTGTTTCATCGACGCGACGTTGCCGGGTGAAAGGCCGGCGTAGTTATGCGTCGGGCCGACGATGCCGTCGAAGTTCACTTCGAAAAAGTCACTCACGCGTCCGATGGTAACCGCAAGTCCGGCGGGGTGATCGTCGGGTTCTCCAGCGATGCGATCGGCACGTTGCACGCGTCGATGGCGAAGAAGCCGGCGGGTCGGCCATTGCCGGAGTGACCGTGCCCGCCGAAGGGCATGCGGCCGGCCGCACCGACGGTCGGGGCATTGTGGTGGAAGATGCCGAAGCTGGGCATTGTTTCTTGAGCATGCTTCCACTGCGTCGCCTCATCAGTCAGCACCGATGCGCTCAATCGGTAGGGGGCAAAGCTGCGGTGGCACGCATGGTCAAAGTCAACGCACCTTTCGATCTTGAGCAGAGGTCCGAACCATTCTTCGCTTGTCGTCCGACTTGATTCGACGATTGCTGGAGTGAGTCCGCTTCGACCGATACGTTCAGGTTTGAGTAATGGGTCGCCGAGCTCGCCGAAGCGCGCGAGCAACCGTTCTGCCGCAGCTGGCGTGATGAGCGGGCCGGCGAAGAGGTCGTCGGCCGGGTCTCCGATCGTGAGTTTGCTTGAGAGCTCGACCACGCGCTCAAGCAGGTTCGGCGGCGCATCGGGTGAAAGAAGTAGCCGCCGCGCACACGTGCAACGCTGACCGGCGGTCACGAACGCGCTGAACACGATTAATCGCGCTGCCGCGTCGACGTCCTCGACCCGGCCGACGACGATCGGATTGATGCCGCCAAGTTCGAACATGCGCACCACGTGCGGAGCCGTCGCGAGCCGTTGGCTGATACGCATCGCGGTGTCGTAGGCGCCGGTGAAGCAGACGCCGTCGGCGATGTCCAGCAGATCGCTCGCGACGTCGCCGCCGCCTTGCACGAGTGCGAGACACTCCGGCGGTACGCCGGCGTCGATCCAGGTGCGCACCATGAACTCGCCGCAGGCGGGGGCGAGTTCGGACGGCTTGAAGATCACGCCGTTGCCGGCAAGCAGTGCTGGGGCAATCTGACCGTTGGGCAGGTGGGCGGGGAAGTTGAACGGGCCGATGACGAGGATGGTGCCGAGCGGGGCGTAGGTGATTCGTCCGTTGCTCAGTTCGACGTCGGATCTGCGTTCGGCTAGCGCGTCGATCGTCAGCTCGATCTTGGCGATGCACGCCCCGGCTTCCTGGGTCGCCTCCCACGTCGGCTTGCCGACTTCAGTACGGATCAGGCCGGTCAGTTCGTCCTTCCGCTCGGTCAGTAACTCTGCGAAGCGGCGTAGCATCTCGATGCGTGTTTCGAGCGGAGCGTTCCAGCAACGGATCCGAGCCTTCCGGT
This genomic window contains:
- the hrpA gene encoding ATP-dependent RNA helicase HrpA; translated protein: MADPSEQLLGRTMLRDRYRLTKSRDVDSILESAAEAERRGKLVPDISYPDELPVSQKRDEIAAAIREHQVVIIAGETGSGKTTQLPKICLDAGRGVYGTIGHTQPRRIAARSVADRIRSELAAPIVGYKVRFTDETGPETLVKLMTDGILLAETQRDRFLNQYDTLIIDEAHERSLNIDFLLGYLHRLLPQRPDLKLIITSATIDVQRFSEHFGDAPIIEVSGRTYPVDVRYDPLTDPDEEDEDGEPIDQAILRHCRELAREAPSPNDADTLVFLTGEREIREVADTLSKAQLPNTKVLPLFARLSGADQMKIFKGSSKRRIVLATNIAETSLTVPGIRYVIDPGLARISRYSTRSRVQRLPIERISQASANQRAGRCGRVSDGVCVRLYSEDDFNSRPEFTEPEVLRTNLASVILQMMTLRLGEPEAFPFIDPPDYRQLREGFKALQELQALDARRRLTPTGRKLARLPVDPKIARMVLAAAEWNCVNEVLVLAAALSIQDPRERPLDKKEKADEAHAKFADPAGDFLSLLKLWNEYRTITRERSGNQARKWCVKNFLSVRRMREWSDVQRQLREIAHELRIRGHREPAKPEHIHRALLAGLVSNIGDRNANGTTQHEYAGVNGRRFFIFPGSALFDKKPAWVMAAELVETARLYARTVAPIDPEWVEHAAEHLVKRSYTDPQWDTRRQSAICFEKVTLGGLAIIPKRCTALAPHDPKTARQLFIQHALVDGDFETGAAFFKHNAELVRELQLMQSKTRRRDILAGPEVRYDFYDAKLPASVVDAVAFERWRKDAEETDRRVLFMSTEDLLLRSADDLPTALFPDTITAGDVELKLRYRFDPGHVADGVTARVRLADLHRVDPRRLDWLVPGLLEERCVDLIRTLPKPLRVQCVPAPQFAANAVHWMDYGVGDFYEAFAKSLGKQSGTTIPPDAFDLTKLADYLKMNVRVVNEKNKPIAHGRDIRALQKALVGEARDALSSLPDSPWIRDDVTVWDFPDLPDRVEFKHDGRTIQGFPAIVDEGDAVSLRLLESEAAARKTTREGVRRLFALDYARELELHMGDVPGIDRMAVQFTALGGGRRLKTELARAVADKLARDDPREIRSRAQFEEALESAWNRLRPTTEAIARTAADILDRYYEVQQKLNGKHSVLLDESLADMREQLMHLMPADFLTATPVAWLPHLPRYLRAIGVRHDKLANAGLKRDLRQMADVRPLWEAYLRIPEDADPAVVNGIRWHLEELRVQLFAQELGTSVKVSPQRIGSAIESTGARIAGWG
- a CDS encoding N-succinylarginine dihydrolase, yielding MSDFFEVNFDGIVGPTHNYAGLSPGNVASMKHANTPAHPRSAALQGLAKVKTLHELGVKQCVLPPHSRPELRVLKRAGLSGSEQDMIYEAGLNHPELLAQAYSASAMWTANAATITASPDANDGKLHLTPANLVSTPHRALESEQTEAILQQVFADAEQFAIHEPLDPAMPDEGAANHTRLCVDHGGPGLNVFTFGFDDTDVSAPTPDRFPARQYRTASEAVADAHGISYAASAFVQQNPHAIDAGVFHNDVICVGHRNALLVHQDALLHERGVMEKLIEKFEKRCGGPLRIVMIGRTMLPIEHAVSSYLFNSQIVDLPDGSMALVHPTDVLDDVHASKVVKMVLTDKTNPITRAVAVDVRQSMRNGGGPACLRLRVPMSEGQFAAVHRGVKYTPALHAKLAEVIESRYPKTVVPMDLQDPGFAGTVRAATEAVYRVLNLEM